The following proteins are co-located in the Cloacibacillus sp. genome:
- a CDS encoding indolepyruvate oxidoreductase subunit beta yields MTKSIVIAGVGGQGTLLASKILATAAGARGLFVRTSETIGMAQRGGSVSSHLRIDSRGLSPIIPSAHGDILLSFELAEAVRMIPKMRAEAACVVNTDQMIPTNVALGRGVYLADEYMAALKSRFPKAVFIEGAALALEAGDIRTLNIVLLGAASAAGLLPFGEDELRAALALCVKPKLLAMNEKAFELGRAAAERWRDDSVK; encoded by the coding sequence ATGACTAAGAGCATAGTGATAGCGGGCGTGGGCGGACAGGGAACGCTGCTTGCCTCAAAGATACTGGCGACTGCGGCCGGCGCGCGCGGGCTTTTTGTGCGCACCTCTGAGACCATCGGCATGGCGCAGCGCGGCGGCTCCGTGTCGAGCCATCTGCGCATAGACTCGCGCGGGCTTTCCCCTATCATCCCCTCCGCGCACGGCGACATCCTGCTTTCCTTCGAGCTTGCGGAGGCCGTCCGCATGATTCCCAAGATGCGCGCGGAGGCCGCCTGCGTCGTAAACACAGATCAGATGATTCCGACAAACGTGGCTCTCGGCCGCGGCGTCTATCTTGCCGACGAATACATGGCGGCGCTCAAGAGCCGTTTTCCGAAGGCCGTATTCATCGAGGGCGCGGCGCTTGCACTTGAAGCGGGCGACATCCGCACGCTGAACATAGTGCTGCTCGGCGCGGCCTCCGCCGCCGGCCTGCTTCCCTTCGGCGAAGACGAACTGCGCGCGGCGCTTGCGCTCTGCGTGAAGCCGAAACTTCTTGCCATGAACGAAAAAGCCTTTGAACTTGGGCGCGCCGCGGCCGAGCGATGGCGTGACGACTCTGTTAAATAG
- a CDS encoding phenylacetate--CoA ligase encodes MNELTIMSQCFAQVRRVAKASPMYKEKFAGLPVDTMMTREQFEALPFTTKQDLRDAYPMGMQCVPNDKIVRVHSSSGTTGVPVIMPYSAQDLEDWAVMMERCYQLAGVTPEDRVQITPGFGLWTAGLGFQAGAEKMGAMVIPTGAGNTDRQLQLLRDLQASVLIGTSSYALVIAEEVDKRGLRDEIHLKRGIFGSERWGDKIRDRIYESLGIEFFDIYGLTEIYGPGIAIDCHEHAGMHYFSDYIYCEIIDPATGRVLPDGEQGEIVITTFRKEAAPLIRYRTRDISRIIPGECPCGSPFPRLDRIVGRSDDMIKVKGTNIYPAQVEVILKNIEGFSSEYRIVLENEDLRDRMIVQAEAHPGTNAEALADELVRECKSGLGIRVIPEVVEIGALPRSEKKTQRVIDKRD; translated from the coding sequence GTGAACGAACTTACAATAATGAGCCAGTGCTTTGCGCAGGTACGCCGCGTGGCGAAGGCAAGTCCCATGTATAAAGAAAAATTCGCGGGCCTTCCCGTGGATACGATGATGACGCGCGAGCAGTTTGAAGCTCTTCCCTTCACGACGAAGCAGGACCTCCGCGACGCGTACCCGATGGGGATGCAGTGCGTGCCGAACGATAAAATCGTTCGCGTCCACTCGTCGTCGGGCACGACGGGCGTGCCGGTCATCATGCCCTATTCGGCGCAGGACCTCGAGGACTGGGCCGTCATGATGGAACGCTGTTACCAGCTTGCCGGAGTCACTCCAGAAGACCGCGTGCAGATAACGCCGGGATTCGGCCTGTGGACGGCGGGGCTCGGCTTTCAGGCTGGCGCAGAAAAAATGGGCGCGATGGTCATCCCGACTGGCGCGGGCAACACAGACCGCCAGCTCCAGCTGCTTCGCGACCTTCAGGCGAGCGTGCTCATAGGCACATCGTCCTACGCGCTGGTCATCGCCGAAGAGGTGGACAAGCGCGGCCTCCGCGACGAGATACATCTAAAGCGCGGCATCTTCGGCTCTGAGCGCTGGGGCGACAAGATACGCGACCGCATCTACGAGTCGCTCGGCATAGAGTTCTTCGACATCTACGGCCTCACCGAGATATACGGCCCCGGCATCGCGATAGACTGCCACGAGCACGCGGGGATGCACTATTTCAGCGATTACATCTACTGCGAGATAATAGACCCGGCGACGGGCCGCGTGCTGCCGGACGGAGAGCAGGGCGAGATAGTTATCACCACCTTCCGCAAAGAGGCGGCGCCGCTTATCCGCTACCGCACGCGCGACATCTCGCGCATCATTCCCGGCGAATGTCCCTGCGGCTCGCCGTTCCCGCGCCTCGACCGCATCGTAGGCAGAAGCGACGACATGATAAAGGTCAAGGGCACGAACATCTACCCGGCGCAGGTGGAAGTGATACTGAAAAATATCGAAGGCTTCTCCAGCGAATACCGCATCGTCCTTGAGAACGAAGATCTGCGCGACCGCATGATAGTGCAGGCTGAGGCCCATCCCGGAACGAACGCGGAGGCGCTAGCCGACGAGCTGGTGCGCGAGTGCAAGTCGGGGCTTGGCATACGCGTCATTCCCGAGGTGGTTGAGATAGGCGCCCTCCCAAGAAGCGAAAAAAAGACGCAGCGCGTCATAGACAAACGGGATTAG